A genomic region of Caulobacter vibrioides contains the following coding sequences:
- a CDS encoding ABC transporter ATP-binding protein, protein MSDPVLALRGLERVYKTEAGDLPVLRGVDLDVYPGEVVGLIGPSGSGKSSLLHSAGLLERPDAGLVALEGRDCSKLSERARTRIRLGTVGFVYQFHHLLPEFSALENVAMPLTIAGRGRREAEARAKELLEGLGLGHRLNHQPAQMSGGEQQRVAIARALANRPKLLLADEPTGNLDPATSAAVFQSLYQVCREQGVAAVIATHNMELARFMDRVVALKDGHLEVQRG, encoded by the coding sequence ATGAGTGACCCTGTTCTCGCCCTGCGCGGCCTGGAACGCGTCTACAAGACCGAGGCCGGCGACCTGCCCGTCCTGCGGGGCGTCGATCTGGACGTCTATCCCGGTGAAGTCGTCGGCCTGATCGGCCCTTCGGGCTCGGGCAAGTCCTCGCTCCTGCATTCGGCGGGCCTGCTCGAGCGGCCCGACGCCGGCCTGGTGGCCCTCGAGGGGCGTGACTGCTCCAAGCTCTCCGAGCGGGCGCGCACGCGCATTCGCCTGGGGACAGTGGGCTTCGTCTATCAGTTTCACCACCTGCTGCCGGAGTTCTCGGCGCTTGAGAACGTGGCCATGCCGCTAACGATCGCGGGCAGGGGACGTCGCGAGGCGGAAGCCAGGGCCAAGGAGCTTTTGGAAGGCCTTGGCCTTGGGCATCGCCTGAACCATCAGCCCGCCCAGATGTCGGGCGGGGAGCAGCAACGCGTCGCTATCGCGCGCGCCCTGGCCAATCGTCCCAAGCTGTTACTCGCCGATGAGCCGACGGGGAACCTCGACCCGGCCACCTCCGCAGCGGTCTTCCAGTCGCTATACCAAGTCTGCCGCGAGCAAGGCGTTGCGGCCGTGATCGCGACCCACAACATGGAGCTCGCGCGCTTCATGGACCGCGTGGTCGCCCTCAAGGACGGCCACCTGGAAGTCCAACGGGGTTAG
- the sidA gene encoding cell division inhibitor SidA, with the protein MIRVARESLALVSVVGFVWMMCTVANLVA; encoded by the coding sequence ATGATCCGTGTGGCGCGTGAGTCTTTGGCCCTTGTTTCCGTGGTCGGCTTCGTCTGGATGATGTGCACGGTGGCCAATTTGGTGGCCTGA
- the rpsB gene encoding 30S ribosomal protein S2: MALPEFSMRQLLEAGAHFGHQTHRWNPKMDRYIFGSRSNIHIIDLSQSIPLLHQALVKVREVAAAGGRVLFVGTKRQASDPVATAAKRCAQYYVNHRWLGGTLTNWRTVSGSIARLRELEGVLAGEAQGRSKKELLQLTRERDKLELSLGGIKDMGGIPDIMFVIDTNKEAIAILEARKLNIPVVAILDTNCDPDGITYPIPGNDDAARALQLYCDLIADAVLDGLAAGQAASGVDLGASVAPVEPALARELAPEAPAAEVAPAAEAAPESAEG, encoded by the coding sequence ATGGCTCTTCCCGAATTCTCCATGCGTCAGCTCCTGGAAGCCGGCGCTCACTTCGGCCACCAGACGCACCGCTGGAACCCGAAGATGGACCGCTACATCTTCGGTTCGCGCTCGAACATCCACATCATCGACCTGTCGCAGTCGATCCCGCTGCTGCACCAGGCTCTGGTGAAGGTTCGTGAAGTCGCCGCCGCCGGCGGCCGCGTGCTGTTCGTCGGCACCAAGCGCCAGGCCAGCGACCCGGTCGCCACCGCCGCCAAGCGCTGCGCCCAATACTATGTGAATCACCGCTGGCTCGGCGGCACCCTGACCAACTGGCGCACCGTCTCGGGCTCGATCGCTCGTCTGCGCGAACTGGAAGGCGTGCTGGCCGGTGAAGCCCAAGGCCGTTCCAAGAAGGAACTGCTGCAACTGACGCGCGAACGCGACAAGCTGGAGCTGTCGCTGGGCGGCATCAAGGACATGGGCGGCATCCCCGACATCATGTTCGTGATCGACACCAACAAGGAAGCGATCGCGATCCTGGAAGCCCGCAAGCTGAACATCCCGGTCGTCGCCATCCTCGACACCAACTGCGATCCGGACGGCATCACCTATCCGATCCCGGGTAACGACGACGCCGCCCGCGCCCTGCAGCTGTACTGCGACCTGATCGCCGACGCCGTCCTGGACGGCCTGGCCGCCGGCCAAGCCGCCTCGGGCGTCGACCTGGGCGCTTCGGTCGCTCCGGTCGAGCCGGCCCTGGCTCGTGAGCTGGCTCCGGAAGCTCCGGCCGCCGAAGTCGCTCCGGCCGCCGAAGCGGCTCCGGAATCGGCCGAAGGCTGA
- the dnaE gene encoding DNA polymerase III subunit alpha produces the protein MADGEGQGFVHLRVRSAYSLLEGAIKADQIGKLAAEAKMPAAGLADRANLFGALEYSSYAKDAGVQPIIGCAIPVVGIGGGPTERWARAPTIMLMAQDERGYLNLSELSSIAYLDSAELPEPVVPWAKVAEYSEGLILLSGGTDGPVDALFAAGKTAEASAALAEMHRVFGDRFYVELQRHGLPRQAAAEPGLVNWAYDHDVPLVATNDVYFAKPGFYEAHDALLCISDGAFVGQDERRRVTPEHWFKSADEMRKLFADLPEACDNTLDIARRCAFMVHKRDPILPSFPTGDGRNEAEELEHQAREGLKMRLEGLTLSAPEEDYWKRLDFELGIIKKMGFPGYFLIVSDFIKWGKAHGIPVGPGRGSGAGSLVAWVLTITDLDPLRFGLLFERFLNPERVSMPDFDVDFCQERREEVIAYVQEKYGRDRVAQIITFGSLQARAVLRDVGRVMQLPLGLVDRLCKMVPNNPAAPVTLAQAIDLEPRLKQAKKEDANVSACLDVALQLEGLFRNASTHAAGLVIGDRPLTQLTPLYKDPRSDLPATQFNMKWVESAGLVKFDFLGLKTLTVLDRAVKHLKKRGFEIDLGKLPFDDTKTYELLASGQTVGVFQLESQGMRDTLRKMRCGSIEEITALISLYRPGPMDNIDTFVDCKFGRKPVDTLHPSLETVLKETYGVIVYQEQVMQIAQILAGYSLGEADLLRRAMGKKKKEEMDLQKIRFVSGAKEKNVPEEQSGSIFELVAKFAGYGFNKSHAAAYAFISYQTAWLKANTPVEFFAASMSLDLSNTDKLAVFHQDARRFGITVRAPDVNRSGADFEVENGEVLYALGAIRNVGLEAMKHLVAVREEGGPFRDVFDFVERIDPRQVNKRAIENLARAGAFDSIHKNRAQIVASADVLIAHAQSCHADRQGGQGGLFGSDPGAGRPRLSKTENWNQVDLLDEELSAVGFYLTGHPLEDMVGMLRRRRTVMLAEAMAQAEAGAEAFRMCGVVRRRQERASQSGEKFAFVSLSDPTGEYEVLYPPESLRKCRDVLEPGKAVAIKVRAKARDGEVRFFGDDAEPIEKAVENVVAGLRVHLSPSAAEIDALKRRLEPAQAQKGGEVTFVAAIGGGREIELRLPGRYTLDAALRGALKTAPGVALLEDV, from the coding sequence ATGGCGGACGGGGAAGGACAGGGTTTCGTCCACCTGCGGGTCCGCTCGGCCTATTCGCTACTGGAAGGCGCCATAAAGGCTGATCAGATCGGCAAGCTGGCCGCTGAGGCGAAGATGCCCGCCGCCGGCCTAGCGGACCGCGCCAACCTGTTTGGCGCTCTTGAATACTCGTCCTACGCCAAGGACGCAGGGGTCCAGCCCATTATCGGTTGCGCCATCCCGGTCGTCGGTATCGGCGGCGGCCCGACGGAGCGCTGGGCCCGTGCGCCGACCATCATGCTTATGGCGCAGGACGAGCGGGGTTATCTCAACCTCTCCGAGCTGTCCTCGATCGCCTATCTCGACAGCGCCGAACTGCCCGAGCCGGTCGTGCCTTGGGCCAAGGTCGCAGAATATAGCGAAGGCCTGATCCTGCTTTCGGGCGGAACCGATGGGCCGGTCGATGCGCTGTTCGCCGCCGGCAAGACCGCCGAGGCTTCGGCGGCGCTGGCCGAGATGCATCGCGTGTTCGGCGACCGGTTCTATGTCGAACTCCAGCGCCATGGGCTTCCGCGCCAGGCGGCTGCGGAGCCGGGCTTGGTGAACTGGGCCTACGACCATGATGTGCCCCTGGTCGCGACCAACGACGTCTATTTCGCCAAGCCGGGCTTCTACGAGGCGCATGACGCGCTCCTCTGCATTTCCGACGGGGCCTTCGTTGGCCAGGACGAGCGCCGCCGGGTGACGCCGGAGCACTGGTTCAAGTCGGCGGACGAGATGCGCAAGCTCTTCGCCGACCTGCCCGAAGCCTGCGACAACACCCTCGATATCGCCCGCCGCTGCGCCTTCATGGTGCACAAGCGTGATCCGATCCTGCCGAGCTTCCCGACAGGCGATGGCCGCAATGAAGCCGAGGAGCTCGAGCATCAGGCGCGCGAGGGCCTGAAGATGCGCCTCGAAGGCCTGACCCTTTCAGCGCCCGAGGAAGACTACTGGAAGCGGCTCGATTTCGAGCTCGGCATCATCAAGAAGATGGGCTTCCCCGGCTACTTCCTGATCGTGTCGGACTTCATCAAGTGGGGTAAGGCCCACGGGATCCCCGTCGGCCCCGGACGGGGTTCCGGCGCAGGTTCGCTGGTGGCCTGGGTGCTGACCATCACCGACTTGGATCCGCTACGGTTCGGTCTGCTGTTCGAGCGCTTCCTCAATCCCGAGCGGGTTTCGATGCCCGACTTCGACGTCGACTTCTGTCAGGAGCGGCGCGAAGAGGTGATCGCCTACGTGCAGGAGAAGTACGGCCGCGATCGGGTGGCTCAGATCATCACCTTCGGTTCGCTGCAGGCGCGCGCGGTGCTTCGCGACGTGGGGCGCGTGATGCAGCTGCCGCTCGGGCTCGTCGACCGGCTCTGCAAGATGGTGCCCAACAACCCGGCCGCGCCGGTGACCTTGGCGCAGGCGATTGATCTGGAGCCCCGTCTCAAACAGGCCAAGAAGGAAGACGCCAACGTCTCGGCCTGTCTGGACGTCGCGCTGCAGTTGGAAGGCCTTTTCCGGAACGCCTCGACCCACGCCGCCGGCCTGGTGATTGGCGACCGGCCGCTCACGCAGTTGACCCCGCTCTACAAGGATCCGCGCTCGGACCTTCCCGCCACCCAGTTCAACATGAAGTGGGTTGAGAGCGCGGGTCTGGTGAAGTTCGACTTCCTGGGCCTCAAGACGCTGACGGTGCTGGACCGTGCGGTGAAGCACCTGAAGAAGCGTGGCTTCGAGATCGACCTCGGAAAGCTGCCCTTCGACGACACCAAGACCTACGAGTTGCTCGCTTCTGGCCAGACGGTCGGCGTGTTCCAGCTGGAAAGCCAGGGCATGCGCGACACGCTGCGCAAGATGCGTTGCGGCTCGATCGAGGAGATCACCGCGCTGATCTCGCTCTATCGCCCTGGCCCGATGGACAACATCGACACCTTCGTCGACTGCAAGTTCGGACGAAAGCCTGTCGACACCCTGCACCCGTCGCTTGAGACCGTGCTGAAGGAGACCTACGGGGTCATCGTCTACCAGGAACAGGTGATGCAGATCGCCCAGATCCTGGCGGGCTACAGCCTGGGCGAAGCCGACCTTCTGCGTCGCGCCATGGGCAAGAAGAAGAAGGAGGAGATGGATCTCCAGAAGATCCGTTTCGTCTCGGGCGCCAAGGAAAAGAACGTTCCGGAGGAGCAGTCCGGCTCGATCTTCGAACTGGTCGCCAAGTTCGCCGGCTACGGCTTCAACAAGTCTCACGCCGCCGCCTACGCCTTCATTTCGTATCAAACTGCCTGGTTGAAGGCCAATACGCCCGTCGAGTTCTTCGCGGCCTCGATGAGCCTTGATCTGTCGAACACCGACAAGCTGGCGGTCTTCCACCAGGACGCCCGTCGGTTCGGCATTACGGTGCGGGCGCCGGATGTGAACCGGTCTGGCGCTGATTTCGAGGTCGAGAACGGCGAGGTGCTCTATGCGCTCGGCGCCATCCGCAACGTCGGCCTCGAGGCGATGAAGCATCTGGTGGCGGTACGCGAGGAGGGCGGGCCGTTCCGCGACGTCTTCGATTTCGTCGAACGCATCGACCCCCGGCAGGTCAACAAGCGGGCGATCGAAAACCTGGCGCGGGCCGGGGCCTTCGACTCGATCCACAAGAACCGCGCCCAGATCGTCGCCTCAGCCGATGTCCTGATCGCCCACGCCCAGAGCTGTCACGCCGACCGCCAGGGCGGGCAGGGCGGCCTGTTCGGCTCAGATCCCGGCGCGGGCCGGCCACGCCTGTCCAAGACCGAGAACTGGAACCAGGTCGATCTCCTGGATGAGGAGCTGTCGGCCGTCGGCTTCTACCTGACCGGCCACCCGCTGGAGGACATGGTCGGCATGTTGCGCCGTCGCCGCACGGTCATGCTCGCCGAGGCCATGGCCCAGGCCGAGGCCGGGGCGGAGGCCTTCCGGATGTGCGGCGTCGTTCGTCGTCGCCAGGAGCGAGCCTCTCAGAGCGGCGAGAAGTTCGCCTTCGTCTCCCTCTCCGATCCCACGGGCGAGTACGAGGTGCTCTATCCGCCGGAATCCCTTCGCAAGTGCCGAGATGTCCTGGAGCCTGGGAAGGCCGTGGCCATCAAGGTTCGCGCCAAGGCGAGAGATGGCGAGGTGCGTTTCTTCGGCGACGACGCCGAACCGATCGAGAAGGCGGTCGAGAACGTGGTGGCGGGTCTGAGGGTCCACTTGTCGCCGTCCGCCGCCGAGATCGACGCCTTGAAGCGCCGCCTTGAGCCCGCCCAGGCGCAGAAGGGGGGCGAGGTCACCTTCGTCGCCGCGATCGGCGGCGGCCGGGAGATCGAGCTCCGGCTGCCGGGTCGATATACCCTGGATGCGGCGCTGCGCGGTGCGCTGAAAACCGCGCCCGGGGTGGCGCTGCTGGAAGACGTTTAG
- a CDS encoding haloacid dehalogenase-like hydrolase has protein sequence MLAVFDMDGTLLDGDSTAVWLWERVKQSPVRLLAALAVLPVALPMVALPSTRRAGASVLLWIATAGLSERQLAASCERFAQALRSGRNSLTWKAQALSVLEDHAQAGDRIVVVTAAPTCLAKALLDTLDRPVELLGTSLKPVLGGWVADIHCRHQRKCQALAQAGHGARWTYAYTDSLDDLPLLRAAERPVIVKGGKAAERKLLRAGLQNARAAAW, from the coding sequence ATGCTGGCGGTGTTCGACATGGACGGCACGTTGCTGGATGGCGACTCCACGGCGGTTTGGCTTTGGGAGCGCGTCAAGCAATCGCCCGTCCGTCTGCTGGCCGCCCTGGCCGTTCTCCCCGTCGCCCTGCCCATGGTCGCCCTGCCCAGCACGCGCCGGGCCGGCGCATCGGTCCTTCTTTGGATCGCGACGGCCGGTCTTAGCGAGCGCCAACTCGCTGCGTCATGCGAGCGTTTCGCCCAGGCGCTCAGGAGCGGACGCAACAGCCTGACCTGGAAGGCGCAAGCCTTGAGTGTTCTGGAGGATCACGCCCAGGCCGGTGACCGTATCGTGGTCGTCACGGCGGCGCCGACCTGCCTGGCCAAGGCCCTGCTCGACACCCTCGATCGCCCGGTCGAACTGCTCGGGACATCGCTGAAGCCCGTCCTGGGCGGTTGGGTCGCAGACATCCACTGCCGTCACCAGCGCAAATGCCAGGCCTTGGCGCAAGCGGGCCATGGGGCACGCTGGACTTACGCCTATACCGACAGCCTGGATGATCTGCCGCTGTTGCGCGCCGCCGAGCGGCCGGTGATCGTCAAAGGTGGCAAGGCCGCCGAGCGGAAGCTGCTGCGCGCCGGCCTGCAGAACGCCCGGGCGGCGGCTTGGTAG
- a CDS encoding nucleoside hydrolase, whose product MRLIIDTDTAGDDVFSLMLALTRPGVEVEAITIAHGNVGFEQHAENALVTLDRCGRAGEVPVYLGAQFPLMRAPLDAAYVFGRDGMSDSGFAKTPQRPAEGHAVDELVRRIMAAPGEITLIAQAPLTNIALAYQREPRIAKALKHLWVMGGTDNGVGNVTPAAEYNFYADPEAAKIVVNAGFNLTIATWTLTLKDGLWTTAQLDALDALGTEKARFFTDVNRASLAFARETEGLDGSLHPDALTCAIALAQSLILEAEDCVVDVETIGELTRGYLSVSHSILPDIEIADPALKRRAPNARVIKAIDREGFFAAMKTALL is encoded by the coding sequence ATGCGCCTGATCATCGACACCGACACGGCGGGAGACGACGTGTTCTCCCTGATGCTCGCCCTCACCCGCCCGGGTGTTGAGGTTGAAGCCATCACCATCGCGCACGGAAATGTGGGCTTTGAGCAGCACGCCGAGAACGCGCTCGTCACCCTGGATCGCTGTGGGCGGGCTGGCGAAGTTCCCGTCTATCTGGGCGCCCAGTTCCCCCTGATGCGCGCGCCGCTGGACGCCGCCTACGTGTTCGGGCGCGACGGGATGAGCGACAGCGGATTTGCGAAGACCCCTCAGCGGCCCGCCGAAGGTCACGCGGTCGATGAGCTTGTCCGACGGATCATGGCCGCGCCGGGCGAGATCACCCTGATCGCTCAGGCGCCCCTCACCAACATCGCTCTGGCCTATCAGCGCGAGCCGCGCATCGCCAAGGCGCTGAAGCATCTGTGGGTCATGGGCGGCACGGACAACGGCGTCGGGAATGTGACGCCGGCGGCGGAGTACAATTTCTATGCCGACCCGGAAGCGGCGAAGATCGTCGTCAATGCGGGCTTCAATCTAACCATCGCGACATGGACCCTGACCTTGAAGGACGGCCTGTGGACGACGGCGCAGCTCGACGCGCTCGACGCGCTGGGCACCGAGAAGGCCCGGTTCTTCACCGACGTGAACCGCGCGTCGCTCGCCTTTGCGCGTGAGACCGAGGGACTGGACGGCAGCCTGCATCCGGACGCGCTGACCTGCGCGATCGCTCTGGCCCAGAGCCTGATCCTGGAAGCCGAGGACTGCGTGGTCGACGTTGAAACGATCGGTGAGCTGACCCGGGGCTATCTGAGCGTTTCCCACTCGATCCTACCGGATATCGAGATCGCCGATCCTGCGCTCAAGCGGCGCGCGCCGAACGCGCGCGTGATCAAGGCGATCGACCGCGAAGGCTTCTTCGCGGCGATGAAGACTGCCCTGCTCTAA
- a CDS encoding lipoprotein-releasing ABC transporter permease subunit — MPDARAAGPFSRWERSVARRYLFAKRKNGGVALISVISFSAVMLAVFALITVMSVMNGFRAELLGRIVGFNGHLYAQSPLINGPDRDMIIRRIKAAPGVTQAAPMVEAQAMVIGPTQVTGAIVRGVATSDLRQMSLISGNIKKGSMEGFGQGEYGGDIVLIGDRMAQTLGVQPGDPITVISPSGPATAFGSSTREKNYIVGGVFSVGMSQFDEAFMYMPLEQAQLFFGRDTTVDYVEIKVDDPDKAKEIKPAVEIASGPGALVNDWMDKNHSYFTALQVERKVMRLILFCIVAIATLNIISSLVMLVKNKGKDIAILRTMGASQGAVLRIFIMAGASIGVAGTLCGLALGVVFCAYITPIQNFVEWATGTSVFNADVYMLSHIPAKIDWREVGGIVLTSAAMSILATLPPALRASRLDPVEALRYE; from the coding sequence ATGCCAGACGCCCGCGCCGCCGGTCCCTTCAGTCGCTGGGAGCGCTCCGTCGCTCGCCGGTATCTGTTCGCCAAGCGCAAGAACGGCGGCGTGGCTCTGATCTCGGTCATCTCGTTCAGCGCGGTGATGCTGGCGGTCTTCGCCCTCATCACCGTGATGAGCGTCATGAACGGCTTCCGGGCCGAGCTCCTGGGGCGGATCGTCGGGTTCAACGGCCATCTCTACGCCCAATCGCCGCTGATCAACGGTCCTGATCGAGACATGATCATCCGCCGCATCAAGGCCGCGCCCGGCGTCACCCAGGCCGCGCCGATGGTCGAGGCGCAGGCCATGGTCATCGGTCCCACCCAGGTCACTGGGGCGATCGTGCGCGGCGTGGCGACGAGCGACCTGCGCCAGATGTCGCTCATTTCGGGCAACATCAAGAAGGGCTCGATGGAGGGGTTTGGCCAGGGCGAGTATGGTGGCGACATCGTGCTGATCGGCGACCGCATGGCCCAGACCCTTGGCGTACAGCCCGGCGACCCGATCACCGTCATTTCCCCGTCCGGCCCCGCCACGGCCTTCGGCAGCTCGACGCGCGAGAAGAACTACATCGTTGGCGGCGTGTTCAGCGTCGGCATGAGCCAGTTCGACGAGGCCTTCATGTACATGCCGTTGGAACAGGCCCAGCTGTTCTTCGGGCGCGACACCACCGTCGACTACGTGGAGATCAAGGTCGACGATCCCGACAAGGCCAAGGAGATTAAGCCAGCTGTCGAAATCGCCAGCGGTCCTGGCGCTCTGGTCAACGACTGGATGGACAAGAACCACAGCTACTTCACCGCGCTCCAAGTGGAGCGGAAGGTGATGCGGCTGATCCTGTTCTGTATCGTCGCGATCGCAACCCTGAACATCATTTCCAGCCTGGTCATGCTCGTGAAGAACAAGGGTAAGGACATCGCCATCTTGCGCACCATGGGCGCCAGCCAAGGCGCGGTGCTGCGGATCTTCATCATGGCCGGCGCGTCGATCGGCGTGGCTGGCACCCTGTGCGGCCTGGCGCTGGGCGTTGTCTTCTGCGCCTACATCACCCCGATCCAGAACTTCGTGGAATGGGCGACCGGAACATCCGTCTTCAACGCCGACGTCTACATGCTCTCGCACATCCCGGCCAAGATCGATTGGCGGGAGGTGGGGGGAATCGTCCTTACCTCGGCGGCCATGAGCATCCTGGCGACTCTTCCGCCCGCCCTGCGCGCCTCGCGTCTCGATCCGGTGGAGGCGCTGCGCTATGAGTGA
- the proS gene encoding proline--tRNA ligase — MRLSRYFLPVLKEAPSDAQIVSHQLMLRAGMIRQEAAGIYAWLPLGLRVLNKIEQIVREEMDRAGAIELLMPTIQLADLWRESGRYDDYGDEMLRITDRHKRELLFGPTAEEVVTDIFRASIKSYKDLPKNLYNIQWKFRDERRPRFGVMRGREFFMKDAYSFDLDADGARKSYNRMFVAYLNLFARMGLKAVPMRADTGPIGGDLSHEFIVLAETGESAVFCHKDLVEMPAPGPDLDWINGDLQPIVNERTALYAATEEMHDEAAFNALPEGDRLSARGIEVGHIFSFGTKYSEPMKATVQGPDGQQVPVQMGSYGVGVSRLLGAIIEASHDDGGIIWPESVAPFDVGIVNMRQGDAACDAACETAYAALKAAGKDVLYDDTDARGGAKFATMDLIGLPWQMIVGPKGIAEGVVEIKNRKTGERYTASLESILDGLTKSKNA, encoded by the coding sequence ATGCGCTTGTCGCGCTATTTCCTGCCGGTGCTGAAGGAAGCGCCGTCTGACGCCCAGATCGTCTCGCATCAGCTGATGCTCCGCGCCGGCATGATCCGCCAGGAAGCGGCGGGCATCTATGCCTGGCTTCCGCTGGGCCTGCGGGTCCTCAACAAGATCGAACAGATCGTCCGCGAAGAAATGGATCGCGCCGGCGCCATCGAGCTGCTGATGCCGACCATCCAGCTGGCCGATCTGTGGCGCGAAAGCGGTCGCTATGACGACTATGGCGACGAGATGCTGCGCATCACCGACCGCCACAAGCGTGAGCTGCTGTTTGGTCCCACGGCCGAGGAGGTCGTCACCGACATCTTCCGCGCCTCGATCAAGAGCTACAAGGACCTTCCCAAGAACCTCTACAACATCCAGTGGAAGTTCCGGGACGAGCGCCGTCCGCGCTTTGGCGTGATGCGCGGCCGCGAGTTCTTCATGAAGGACGCCTACAGCTTCGACCTCGACGCCGACGGCGCGCGCAAGTCGTACAACCGCATGTTCGTGGCCTATCTGAACCTGTTCGCGCGGATGGGCCTGAAGGCCGTTCCGATGCGGGCCGACACCGGTCCGATCGGCGGCGACCTGAGCCACGAGTTCATCGTCCTGGCCGAGACCGGCGAAAGCGCCGTCTTCTGCCATAAGGACCTCGTCGAGATGCCGGCTCCGGGGCCGGACCTCGACTGGATCAACGGCGACCTGCAGCCGATCGTGAACGAGCGCACGGCGCTGTACGCCGCGACCGAGGAAATGCACGACGAGGCCGCTTTCAACGCTCTGCCGGAAGGCGATCGCCTGTCGGCGCGCGGCATCGAGGTCGGCCACATCTTCTCGTTCGGCACGAAGTACTCCGAGCCCATGAAGGCCACGGTCCAGGGGCCCGATGGCCAGCAGGTCCCGGTCCAGATGGGCAGCTACGGCGTCGGCGTTTCGCGCCTCTTGGGCGCGATCATCGAGGCCAGCCACGACGACGGCGGCATCATCTGGCCGGAAAGCGTCGCCCCGTTCGACGTCGGCATCGTCAATATGCGCCAGGGTGACGCGGCCTGCGACGCGGCCTGCGAGACGGCCTATGCGGCGCTCAAGGCCGCCGGCAAAGACGTGCTCTACGACGACACCGACGCCCGCGGCGGCGCCAAGTTCGCGACCATGGATCTTATCGGTCTGCCCTGGCAGATGATCGTCGGACCCAAGGGCATCGCCGAGGGTGTTGTCGAGATCAAGAACCGCAAGACCGGCGAGCGTTATACCGCCTCGCTGGAATCGATCCTCGACGGTCTGACCAAGAGCAAGAACGCCTGA
- a CDS encoding DUF1467 family protein has product MSPITWFAIYMTIWWTVLFAVLPLGSRSFFEAGIKPPPGVDPGAPMNPNLKRKFITTTWLSAVVFGLFFLIVHFKLITLPDLPAAV; this is encoded by the coding sequence ATGAGCCCGATTACCTGGTTCGCGATCTACATGACCATCTGGTGGACCGTGCTGTTCGCGGTTCTGCCCTTGGGGTCGCGCAGCTTTTTCGAAGCCGGGATCAAGCCGCCGCCGGGTGTCGATCCGGGCGCGCCGATGAATCCGAACCTGAAGCGCAAGTTCATCACCACGACCTGGCTTTCGGCCGTGGTGTTCGGACTGTTCTTCCTGATCGTGCACTTCAAGCTCATCACGCTTCCGGACCTGCCGGCGGCCGTCTGA
- a CDS encoding GFA family protein, whose product MAQHQGGCQCGQVRFTVDLELDDSIQCNCSRCGKLGSVLAFADSASFTLEQGEDALTEFRFNAHRVAHLFCRTCGIQSFGRGTAPSGQEVIAVNLRCLDGVDVFALKPQPVDGKSF is encoded by the coding sequence TTGGCGCAACATCAGGGTGGCTGCCAATGCGGCCAGGTTCGTTTCACGGTCGATCTTGAGCTCGACGACTCTATCCAGTGCAACTGTTCGCGCTGCGGTAAGCTCGGTTCGGTGTTGGCCTTTGCGGATTCTGCGTCCTTCACGTTGGAGCAAGGCGAGGACGCTCTGACGGAGTTCCGGTTCAATGCGCATCGGGTGGCGCATCTCTTCTGTCGCACCTGCGGTATCCAATCGTTCGGACGGGGGACCGCGCCGAGCGGCCAGGAGGTGATCGCGGTGAATCTCCGGTGCCTGGACGGCGTCGATGTGTTTGCGCTGAAGCCCCAGCCTGTGGACGGAAAGTCGTTCTAA
- the mce gene encoding methylmalonyl-CoA epimerase: protein MIGKLNHVGVATPSIDESVKMYRDLLGATSVTDKWAMPEQGVWVCFVNLPNSQIELIEPYGENSPIHGFLAKNPKGGQHHICFEVENIYEARDALVAKGATVLGEPRIGAHGTLIIFVHPKDMGGMLVELMETPKDAHH, encoded by the coding sequence ATGATCGGCAAGCTCAACCATGTCGGCGTCGCCACGCCTTCCATCGACGAGTCGGTGAAGATGTACCGGGACCTGCTCGGCGCCACGTCGGTCACCGACAAGTGGGCGATGCCAGAGCAGGGGGTCTGGGTCTGTTTCGTCAATTTGCCCAACAGCCAGATCGAGCTGATCGAGCCCTATGGTGAAAACTCGCCGATCCACGGTTTTCTGGCCAAGAACCCGAAGGGCGGCCAGCACCACATCTGTTTCGAAGTCGAGAACATCTATGAGGCCCGTGACGCCCTGGTGGCGAAGGGGGCCACCGTGCTTGGCGAGCCGCGCATCGGCGCGCACGGCACGCTGATTATCTTCGTCCATCCCAAGGATATGGGCGGCATGCTTGTCGAACTCATGGAAACGCCGAAGGACGCGCATCACTGA